The Helianthus annuus cultivar XRQ/B chromosome 11, HanXRQr2.0-SUNRISE, whole genome shotgun sequence region GATCGTTTCGGTTTTACAAAGGCTCCTGATAATTTAAATAGGGAAAAAAACAAAAATGGTGATCTTTCAAATGTTTTTCGTAAGGAACAAATTACTCGCTTACAAGAGTACATTTGTAGATGGGCGTACGAATGTGCAATTCCTTTTCATGCATTTGAGAGGGATAGTTTCAAAATGATGTTGGAAGCGGCTGGCCAATTTGGACGTGGTGCTCCACCTCCAACTAGGTATCAAATGGGGGAGACATACCTCAAGAAAGAAGTTGAAAGAATACACAAATTGTTGACACCATACAAAGATGAATGGAAATCTAATGGATGCTCTATTATGACGGACGCATGGTCCGATAGAAAGAGAAGAAGCATCATGAATTTTTGTGTGAATTCGAAATCCGGAACCATTTTTTTGTCCTCTAAAGAGTCTTCGGATGAATCTCACACAAGTGAGCACATATATGAGTATGTAGAAGCTTGCATCAAGGAAGTTGGGCCCGAAAATGTTGTTCAAGTTGTGACAGATAATGCTTCAAATAATATGGGAGCGGCAAAGTTGTTAAAAGAGAAAAGGCCAACTATTTTTTGGACATCATGTGCGACGCATACCCTCAATCTCATGCTTGAAGGTATGTGTTTTAATTTTTAAGTTGTGCAAATCCACTCAGGCAATTGTGTGCTTACAATTTACTGTTTGGTGTTTGATATATAACTGATGTAAATCcctttgatatatattttttttataatattgttAACTTGTTTATTTGTTCTGAAAGGTATTGGTGGGCTATCTAGGTATAACAAAATTCTCACTCAAGCGAAAGCACTAACCGTGTTCATTTATGCCCATCATAAAACATTGGCTTTGATGAGGCACTTCACTAAAAAAAGAGATATTGTTAGGCCGGGAGTCACGAGATTTGCTTCCGCATTTCTCACTTTGCAAAGCTTGGCAGATAAGAAGGCCCAACTGAAACAAATGTTTACTAGTGATGAATGGGAGGCTTGTAAGTTTAGAAAATCAGCAAAAGGGAAAGTAGCGCATTCGACAGTGATGAATATCCCATTTTGGACTGGAGTAGCTTTATGTTTAAAAGTTTTTACTGCATTGGTTAAAGTTTTGCGGATGGTTGATGCGGATCGGAAGCCATCCATGGGGTTTATCTATGGTGAGATTGAGAGTGCAAAACAAGAAATCATGAATGTTTTGGGCAATAAAGAAAAATACTACCAACCGGTTTTGGATATCATCTCAAAAAAGATGAAAGGTAGGCTTGATACGAAACTACATTTAACAGCCTATCTTCTAAACCCTTATTATCTTTACAACAATCCGGATATGCAAAATGATCTTGATTTGTCGGATGCGATTGTTGAATTTGTTGCTACCATATATCCGGGAAATCACACTTTGCAAAACCATATCGTGACGGTTGAGTTGCCAG contains the following coding sequences:
- the LOC110887309 gene encoding uncharacterized protein LOC110887309, whose translation is MSSKNTSTASSVDTEKLKRKSNDPGWEYGVLADPKNKDRVKCLLCNKEMSGGINRLKHHIAQVTGNVAACPKSTKDDQIKCRDAILGNKNKKKGKQHDDENLRAGVDIRSDKESIIIEDDVMEDSFGARKPPRSFGPYDRFGFTKAPDNLNREKNKNGDLSNVFRKEQITRLQEYICRWAYECAIPFHAFERDSFKMMLEAAGQFGRGAPPPTRYQMGETYLKKEVERIHKLLTPYKDEWKSNGCSIMTDAWSDRKRRSIMNFCVNSKSGTIFLSSKESSDESHTSEHIYEYVEACIKEVGPENVVQVVTDNASNNMGAAKLLKEKRPTIFWTSCATHTLNLMLEGIGGLSRYNKILTQAKALTVFIYAHHKTLALMRHFTKKRDIVRPGVTRFASAFLTLQSLADKKAQLKQMFTSDEWEACKFRKSAKGKVAHSTVMNIPFWTGVALCLKVFTALVKVLRMVDADRKPSMGFIYGEIESAKQEIMNVLGNKEKYYQPVLDIISKKMKGRLDTKLHLTAYLLNPYYLYNNPDMQNDLDLSDAIVEFVATIYPGNHTLQNHIVTVELPVYKSKQEKFSREMATKGCLVNDDNFDPANWWGAYGASTPELTKIAIRILSLTTSSSGCERNWSTFEGVHTKKRNRLETNKLNNLVCVQFNANLMQMNKKRKTKGMEVLLANDASEAQDWIVEGDVEEAQPEVPSATSINGESLENRRSSRLRELEEEDFVSENEEELSDEVEYESDGVNINEQYGDPLENILEEDD